In one Umezawaea sp. Da 62-37 genomic region, the following are encoded:
- a CDS encoding polysaccharide lyase 6 family protein has translation MRRVLPVIVAAVLMGLGTAVPASAAVVRVTSLAALQTALNAAAPGDRIEVAAGTYTASAAIAIKKSGTSAAPITVTAATVGKVEIKGSAGFSFAAGLHDVVLQGFTLRHGGGLSVPGDAHHLRITRNSVQLTGSGGWVTVNGDDVEVDHNTFQNRSTEGVFLQISGPGSEIAQRTRIHHNYFYNHSFTGDNGGESIRLGYSHKQSKSANAVVEHNLFEKANGDPEAISVKSSDNVVRYNTIRDSSGYIVLRHGSRNLVDGNVLLGSGIRFHGDDHRIVNNYVANTGDRALVFGTGSEADSGPTSTGHDRPDRVVVAFNTLIGTGQVVDNDGGAFLPKDCVLANNIIRGTAQTRLVDIAAGSTVRYEGNIVWGATAGIPNGYRSVDPKLVVDAAGLSRLAPDSPAIDTATGSYPYVTTDFDPHARTGALDVGADEFGGPVARKPLTTADVGPLAP, from the coding sequence ATGAGGCGAGTTCTTCCAGTGATCGTGGCGGCCGTGCTGATGGGCCTGGGCACAGCCGTTCCCGCTTCGGCGGCCGTGGTGCGGGTGACCAGCTTGGCCGCGTTGCAGACCGCGTTGAACGCGGCCGCGCCGGGCGACCGGATCGAGGTGGCCGCGGGCACGTACACGGCGAGCGCCGCCATCGCGATCAAGAAGTCCGGCACGTCCGCCGCGCCGATCACCGTCACCGCGGCGACCGTCGGCAAGGTGGAGATCAAGGGCAGCGCCGGGTTCTCGTTCGCCGCCGGCTTGCACGACGTGGTGCTGCAGGGCTTCACCCTGCGCCACGGCGGCGGCCTCTCGGTGCCCGGCGACGCCCACCACCTCCGGATCACCCGGAACTCCGTGCAGCTCACCGGTTCCGGCGGCTGGGTCACGGTCAACGGCGACGACGTCGAGGTGGACCACAACACGTTCCAGAACCGCAGCACCGAGGGCGTGTTCCTGCAGATCTCCGGGCCGGGTTCGGAGATCGCGCAGCGCACCCGGATCCACCACAACTACTTCTACAACCACAGCTTCACCGGGGACAACGGCGGCGAGTCCATCCGGCTGGGCTACAGCCACAAGCAGTCCAAGTCGGCCAACGCGGTCGTCGAGCACAACCTGTTCGAGAAGGCCAACGGCGATCCGGAGGCCATCTCGGTCAAGTCCTCGGACAACGTCGTGCGCTACAACACCATCCGCGACAGCTCGGGCTACATCGTGCTGCGCCACGGCAGCCGCAACCTCGTCGACGGCAACGTCCTACTCGGCTCGGGCATCCGCTTCCACGGCGACGACCACCGGATCGTCAACAACTACGTCGCCAACACCGGTGACCGCGCGCTCGTGTTCGGCACCGGCAGCGAGGCCGACAGCGGCCCCACCAGCACCGGCCACGACCGGCCCGACCGGGTGGTGGTCGCGTTCAACACGCTGATCGGGACCGGTCAGGTCGTCGACAACGACGGCGGCGCGTTCCTGCCCAAGGACTGCGTGCTGGCGAACAACATCATCCGCGGCACGGCGCAGACCAGGCTGGTCGACATCGCGGCCGGGTCGACGGTCAGGTACGAGGGCAACATCGTCTGGGGCGCCACCGCGGGCATCCCGAACGGCTACCGCTCCGTCGACCCGAAGCTGGTCGTGGACGCCGCGGGCCTCTCCCGGCTCGCGCCGGACAGCCCCGCGATCGACACCGCTACCGGCAGCTACCCCTACGTCACCACCGACTTCGACCCGCACGCGCGCACCGGGGCGCTCGACGTGGGCGCCGACGAGTTCGGCGGCCCGGTGGCCCGCAAGCCCCTGACCACCGCCGACGTCGGACCGCTGGCGCCCTGA
- the holA gene encoding DNA polymerase III subunit delta: protein MSAPAVTPDPLQLVVGDEELLVERAVRAALDAARKIDAQADLTRIRVTDLTPPELAELVSPSLFAEGRVIALEAAQEAGKEIADTVIAYAKAPADGITLVVIHSGGGRSKAAKELPAALRKAGAVVIDCPKITKANEREAFVRNEVRSAGGKIDPEGIAVLIDSVGTDLRELAAAASQLVADSGGNVNADEVRRYHRGRAEVTGFAVAEKAVIGDRAGALEALRWAMQTGVPHVLVADALADSVRTIARVSAAGRADPFQLAGKLGMPPWKVKKAQGQSRGWDSSGLAEAMSVVALLNADVKGVAADADYALERAVLRIVAVHGGR, encoded by the coding sequence GTGAGTGCGCCCGCTGTCACGCCGGATCCGTTGCAACTCGTGGTCGGCGACGAGGAGTTGCTGGTCGAACGAGCGGTGCGCGCGGCGCTGGACGCGGCCCGCAAGATCGACGCCCAGGCCGACCTGACCAGGATCAGGGTGACCGACCTCACCCCGCCTGAACTGGCTGAACTGGTGAGCCCGTCGCTGTTCGCCGAGGGGCGCGTCATCGCGCTGGAGGCCGCGCAGGAGGCGGGCAAGGAGATCGCCGACACGGTGATCGCCTACGCCAAGGCCCCGGCCGACGGCATCACGCTCGTCGTGATCCACTCCGGCGGCGGCCGGAGCAAGGCGGCCAAGGAACTGCCCGCGGCCCTCCGCAAGGCGGGCGCGGTCGTCATCGACTGCCCCAAGATCACCAAGGCCAACGAGCGCGAGGCCTTCGTCCGCAACGAGGTCCGCTCCGCGGGCGGCAAGATCGACCCGGAGGGCATCGCCGTCCTGATCGACTCGGTCGGCACCGACCTGCGCGAGCTGGCCGCCGCCGCGTCGCAGCTCGTCGCCGACAGCGGTGGCAACGTGAACGCCGACGAGGTCCGCCGGTACCACCGCGGCCGGGCCGAGGTGACCGGCTTCGCGGTGGCGGAGAAGGCCGTGATCGGCGATCGGGCAGGCGCCCTGGAAGCGTTGCGCTGGGCCATGCAGACCGGCGTGCCGCACGTGCTGGTCGCGGACGCGCTCGCCGACTCCGTGCGGACCATCGCGCGCGTCTCGGCGGCGGGTCGGGCGGACCCGTTCCAGCTGGCGGGCAAGTTGGGGATGCCGCCCTGGAAGGTGAAGAAGGCGCAGGGGCAGTCCCGCGGGTGGGACTCGTCGGGGTTGGCCGAGGCGATGTCCGTGGTGGCCCTGCTGAACGCCGACGTGAAGGGTGTCGCCGCCGACGCGGACTACGCGCTGGAGCGGGCGGTTCTGCGGATCGTCGCCGTGCACGGTGGTCGCTGA
- the thrC gene encoding threonine synthase → MTAVSVPTSTTFDLGPARALSCRECGHETPLAAEYACVECFGPLEVAYDFGRIRREDIEAGPRSIWRYRGLLPVPSNVQSHPNTEPGGTRLVQADRLAKALGLRKVWVKDDTGNPTHSFKDRVVGVALAAARELGFKVLACPSTGNLANAVAAAAARAGWDSVVLVPSSLEQAKILMTAVYDGALIAVDGNYDDVNRLAQELAAEHEDWAFVNVNVRPYYAEGSKTLGYEVAEQLGWRLPEQIVVPIASGSQLTKVDKAFREFGELGLVEQTPYRVFGAQATGCSPVSLAFKEGHDVVRPVRPDTIARSLAIGAPADGPYVLDAVRRTGGAIEDVTDEEVVEGIRLLARTEGIFAETAGGVTVATAKKLVESGKLDPDAETVLLITGDGLKTLDAVAHTLAPLATVPPSAQAVLDALANR, encoded by the coding sequence ATGACTGCTGTCAGTGTGCCCACGAGCACCACCTTCGACCTCGGCCCCGCCCGCGCGCTCTCGTGTCGCGAGTGCGGACACGAAACCCCGCTCGCCGCCGAGTACGCGTGCGTCGAGTGCTTCGGGCCGCTGGAAGTGGCCTACGACTTCGGCCGGATCCGCCGTGAGGACATCGAGGCCGGCCCCCGGTCCATCTGGCGCTACCGCGGCCTCCTCCCCGTTCCGTCGAACGTCCAGTCCCACCCCAACACCGAGCCCGGCGGCACCCGGCTGGTCCAGGCGGACCGGCTCGCCAAGGCGCTGGGCCTGCGCAAGGTGTGGGTGAAGGACGACACCGGCAACCCCACCCACTCGTTCAAGGACCGCGTGGTCGGCGTGGCGCTGGCCGCCGCCCGCGAACTGGGCTTCAAGGTGCTCGCCTGCCCCTCCACCGGAAACCTCGCCAACGCCGTCGCGGCCGCCGCGGCCCGCGCGGGCTGGGACTCGGTCGTGCTGGTGCCCTCCTCCCTGGAACAGGCCAAGATCCTGATGACCGCCGTCTACGACGGTGCCCTGATCGCCGTCGACGGCAACTACGACGACGTGAACCGCCTCGCCCAGGAACTGGCCGCGGAGCACGAGGACTGGGCGTTCGTGAACGTCAACGTCCGCCCGTACTACGCCGAGGGCTCGAAGACGCTGGGCTACGAGGTCGCCGAGCAGCTCGGCTGGCGGCTGCCGGAGCAGATCGTCGTGCCGATCGCCTCCGGCTCGCAGCTCACCAAGGTGGACAAGGCTTTCCGCGAGTTCGGCGAACTCGGCCTGGTCGAGCAGACGCCGTACCGCGTGTTCGGCGCCCAGGCCACGGGCTGCTCCCCCGTCTCCCTCGCGTTCAAGGAGGGCCACGACGTGGTCCGCCCCGTCCGCCCGGACACGATCGCCCGCTCCCTCGCGATCGGCGCCCCCGCCGACGGCCCGTACGTGCTGGACGCCGTGCGCCGCACCGGCGGAGCCATCGAGGACGTCACCGACGAGGAGGTCGTCGAGGGCATCCGCCTGCTCGCCAGGACCGAGGGCATCTTCGCCGAGACCGCGGGCGGCGTCACCGTCGCCACCGCGAAGAAGCTGGTGGAGTCGGGCAAGCTCGACCCCGACGCCGAGACCGTCCTCCTGATCACCGGCGACGGCCTGAAGACCCTCGACGCGGTCGCCCACACCCTCGCCCCGCTCGCGACCGTGCCCCCGTCGGCCCAAGCCGTGCTGGACGCGCTCGCCAACCGCTGA
- a CDS encoding S8 family serine peptidase, whose translation MRGWSGGPPRRALVAVVTGAVVLNSVVLSGAQVARAGQGTPVGAPLVAEQAGGNAGSVTLLTGDRVFPGFRGSAGYLEPGAGRESMVFSTYEADGHSFVVPADAEPLLADGVLDRRLFDVTELIAGGYGDAERATLPLIVTYLPGRQRSAAMAGTTVTLDLPSVGGVAINAEKSAGSGLWAGLTGVGSFAGTGIRKVWLDGVRTASLDHSVPQIGAPAAWRAGYTGEGVTVAVLDTGVDQTHPDLADREVAERNFSGTKDSVDHYGHGTHVASIIAGTGAKSGGKYKGVAYGARILDVKVLNDAGSGQDSGIIAGMQFAAEQGADVANMSLGGYDTPEVDPLEEAVNTLSARYGTLFVIAAGNSGPGARTIGSPGSADEALTVGAVDRDNGLAEFSSRGPREGGGVIKPDITAPGVDIVAARHADGRIGPPVVDGYTSLSGTSMATPHVAGAAALLVQQHPESTREQLKARLIASATPTAGLTPFQQGSGRVDSARVLTQDITSAPSSVGFGEFRWPHVEQPAVTKEVSYANSGATPLTLDLRVDVTTPDGTPAPAGLFAVSPARLTVPAGGTAAATVTADVSRAPAGGQFGGALVAASGGVSARTAVAIDLEAESYDLVVDGIGRSGEKASYYSAAVVDVDSGAFVSLARGDDGLLRRRMPVGRYLLFGSVQGSGATYTHDVFNYPDLTVSGPMIIDLDARLARPVSVTLPDPTARLSLLQTGFQRVAGSKKYTIGGLSFGGSTAHVGMAHLGPDAPADEVTGQLSTSWIAKGGAEFYGLAWYLKGRTHTGLTEVVSQSDLAKVEVDVGKLQPGESAAIGNTSSPHGQGAWSWGAVESFTAPGVRTEYYGGDNADWARRLNVQSPTGYQGGLDGPPKSYAPRRIYAESFHHGVFGPALPDNRDRPWLYRNDEDLVANLPLFGDSAGNAGRSTAVGTTKLYRDGVLLGGTGDAGYGWFTDPGGAADYRLTTEATRTNSPLSTEVSASWTFRSDRTEGITALPISVIRFTPELDVSGAAEAGKRFTVPVSVRSQAGAGGARQRITSAEVSYDSGMTWQRVPVLGGCALRLSHPRGATSVSLRAKAGDHAGNGVEQTIIDAYLLR comes from the coding sequence GTGCGTGGTTGGAGCGGTGGACCTCCGCGGAGGGCGCTCGTCGCGGTGGTGACGGGCGCGGTGGTGCTGAACTCGGTGGTGCTGAGCGGTGCGCAGGTTGCCCGCGCCGGGCAGGGGACGCCGGTCGGGGCGCCGTTGGTCGCCGAGCAGGCGGGCGGGAACGCGGGGTCGGTGACGCTGCTGACCGGTGACCGGGTGTTTCCCGGTTTCCGGGGATCGGCCGGGTACCTCGAGCCGGGGGCCGGTCGGGAGTCGATGGTGTTCTCGACCTACGAGGCGGACGGGCACAGCTTCGTGGTGCCGGCGGACGCGGAGCCGCTGCTGGCCGACGGGGTGCTGGACCGGCGGCTGTTCGACGTCACCGAGCTGATCGCCGGCGGGTACGGCGACGCGGAGCGGGCGACGTTGCCGCTGATCGTCACCTACCTGCCGGGGCGGCAGCGGTCCGCCGCGATGGCGGGCACCACCGTGACGCTCGACCTGCCGAGCGTCGGCGGTGTCGCGATCAACGCCGAGAAGTCGGCGGGCTCGGGGCTGTGGGCCGGGCTCACCGGGGTCGGCTCGTTCGCGGGGACGGGGATCAGGAAGGTGTGGCTCGACGGGGTGCGGACCGCGTCGCTGGACCACAGCGTGCCGCAGATCGGGGCGCCCGCCGCGTGGCGGGCCGGGTACACCGGTGAGGGCGTGACGGTCGCGGTGCTGGACACCGGGGTCGACCAGACCCATCCTGACCTCGCCGACCGGGAGGTCGCCGAGCGGAACTTCTCCGGTACCAAGGACTCCGTCGACCACTACGGGCACGGCACGCACGTGGCGTCGATCATCGCGGGCACCGGGGCGAAGTCCGGGGGCAAGTACAAGGGCGTCGCGTACGGCGCGCGCATCCTGGACGTGAAGGTGCTCAACGACGCGGGCAGCGGGCAGGACTCCGGGATCATCGCGGGGATGCAGTTCGCCGCGGAGCAGGGCGCCGACGTCGCGAACATGAGCCTCGGCGGCTACGACACCCCGGAGGTCGATCCGCTCGAAGAGGCCGTGAACACGCTGTCGGCTCGGTACGGCACGTTGTTCGTGATCGCGGCGGGCAACTCCGGACCCGGTGCGCGGACCATCGGGTCGCCCGGCAGCGCCGACGAGGCGTTGACCGTGGGTGCGGTGGATCGGGACAACGGGCTCGCGGAGTTCTCCAGTCGGGGGCCGCGCGAGGGTGGCGGCGTCATCAAGCCGGACATCACCGCGCCCGGTGTCGACATCGTCGCCGCGCGGCACGCCGACGGGCGCATCGGCCCGCCGGTCGTGGACGGCTACACGTCGTTGTCCGGCACGTCGATGGCCACGCCGCACGTGGCGGGCGCGGCCGCGCTGCTGGTGCAGCAGCACCCGGAGTCGACCCGTGAGCAGCTCAAGGCGCGGCTCATCGCGTCCGCGACGCCGACCGCGGGCCTAACACCGTTCCAGCAGGGTTCGGGACGGGTCGACTCGGCGCGGGTGTTGACGCAGGACATCACCAGCGCGCCCAGCAGCGTCGGGTTCGGGGAGTTCCGGTGGCCGCATGTGGAGCAGCCCGCCGTGACCAAGGAGGTGAGCTACGCCAACAGCGGTGCCACGCCGCTGACGCTGGACCTCCGGGTCGACGTGACCACGCCGGACGGCACACCGGCGCCTGCCGGGCTGTTCGCCGTGTCACCGGCCCGGTTGACCGTGCCCGCAGGGGGCACGGCGGCCGCGACGGTCACCGCGGACGTGAGCAGGGCGCCCGCGGGCGGTCAGTTCGGCGGGGCGCTGGTGGCCGCGTCAGGTGGGGTCAGTGCCCGGACGGCTGTCGCGATCGACCTCGAGGCGGAGAGCTACGACCTGGTCGTCGACGGGATCGGCCGGTCCGGTGAGAAGGCGTCGTACTACTCGGCGGCGGTGGTCGACGTGGACTCCGGCGCGTTCGTGTCCCTCGCCAGGGGCGACGACGGTCTGCTGCGGCGTCGGATGCCCGTGGGCAGGTACCTGCTGTTCGGTTCCGTGCAGGGCTCCGGCGCCACCTACACCCACGACGTGTTCAACTACCCCGATCTGACCGTGTCCGGGCCGATGATCATCGACCTGGACGCGCGGCTGGCCAGACCGGTCTCGGTGACCCTGCCGGATCCGACGGCGAGGCTTTCGTTGCTGCAGACGGGTTTCCAGCGGGTCGCGGGCTCGAAGAAGTACACGATCGGGGGTCTGTCGTTCGGCGGCAGCACCGCCCACGTCGGGATGGCGCACCTCGGCCCGGACGCCCCGGCCGACGAGGTGACCGGTCAGCTCAGCACGAGCTGGATCGCGAAGGGCGGAGCCGAGTTCTACGGCCTTGCCTGGTACCTCAAGGGGAGGACGCACACCGGGCTGACCGAGGTGGTCAGCCAGTCCGACCTGGCGAAGGTGGAGGTCGACGTCGGCAAGCTCCAGCCGGGGGAGTCGGCGGCGATCGGCAACACGTCCTCGCCGCACGGCCAGGGCGCTTGGAGTTGGGGCGCGGTCGAGTCGTTCACCGCTCCGGGCGTGCGGACCGAGTACTACGGCGGTGACAACGCGGACTGGGCGCGGCGGCTCAACGTCCAGAGCCCTACGGGGTACCAGGGTGGTCTGGACGGTCCGCCGAAGTCCTACGCGCCGCGCCGGATCTACGCGGAATCCTTCCACCACGGCGTTTTCGGGCCCGCGCTGCCGGACAACCGGGACCGGCCGTGGCTGTACCGCAACGACGAGGACCTCGTCGCCAACCTGCCGCTCTTCGGCGACAGCGCGGGCAACGCGGGCCGGTCGACGGCGGTGGGCACCACGAAGCTGTACCGCGACGGGGTGCTGCTCGGCGGGACCGGCGACGCCGGGTACGGCTGGTTCACCGATCCAGGTGGCGCGGCCGACTACCGGCTCACCACCGAGGCGACCCGGACCAATTCCCCGTTGAGCACAGAGGTTTCAGCCTCGTGGACGTTCCGGTCCGACCGCACGGAGGGGATCACGGCGCTGCCGATCTCGGTCATCCGGTTCACGCCGGAACTCGACGTGAGCGGGGCGGCGGAGGCGGGCAAGCGGTTCACGGTGCCGGTCTCGGTGCGGAGCCAGGCGGGTGCCGGTGGGGCGCGGCAGCGGATCACGTCGGCAGAGGTGTCCTACGACAGCGGCATGACGTGGCAGCGGGTCCCGGTGCTCGGCGGGTGCGCGTTGCGGTTGTCGCACCCGCGAGGAGCCACGTCGGTGTCGTTGCGAGCGAAGGCGGGTGATCACGCGGGCAACGGGGTCGAACAGACGATCATCGACGCCTACCTGCTGCGCTGA
- a CDS encoding VOC family protein: MSELNTPYEHGTPAWVDQLTTDLRATADFYRGLFGWDYEVGTPENGGLTMALLRGKPVAGLREMPRDAPFAVVWTTYLATDDVDESVDLTEDRGGAVLVPVFEVEGPGRGAIVADATGASFGMWEAGTHIGAYVVNEPGAVVWNELATRDLDTASAFYRDVFDLEPERTPGLPYTRFKVDGRTVGGAYAMADEVPTDIPPHWMTYFGVTDVDAAVDRVVSLGGIAVGDPSDSPFGRFATVGDPLGAPFRVLDVAAR; encoded by the coding sequence ATGAGCGAACTGAACACGCCGTACGAGCACGGCACGCCCGCGTGGGTGGACCAGCTGACGACCGACCTCCGGGCGACCGCGGACTTCTACCGCGGGCTGTTCGGCTGGGACTACGAGGTCGGCACGCCGGAGAACGGCGGCCTCACGATGGCCCTGCTGCGCGGGAAACCCGTCGCGGGCCTGCGCGAGATGCCCCGCGACGCGCCGTTCGCCGTCGTGTGGACGACCTACCTCGCGACCGACGACGTGGACGAGTCGGTCGACCTGACCGAGGACCGCGGCGGCGCCGTGCTGGTGCCCGTGTTCGAGGTGGAGGGTCCCGGCCGGGGCGCGATCGTGGCGGACGCGACGGGCGCGTCGTTCGGGATGTGGGAGGCGGGCACGCACATCGGCGCGTACGTGGTGAACGAGCCCGGCGCCGTGGTGTGGAACGAGCTGGCCACCAGGGACCTCGACACCGCGTCCGCGTTCTACCGCGACGTGTTCGACCTCGAACCCGAACGCACTCCCGGACTCCCCTACACCCGGTTCAAAGTGGACGGCCGCACCGTCGGCGGCGCCTACGCGATGGCCGACGAGGTGCCCACCGACATCCCGCCGCACTGGATGACCTACTTCGGCGTGACCGACGTCGACGCGGCCGTCGACCGGGTCGTCTCGCTCGGCGGCATCGCGGTCGGCGACCCGTCCGACTCCCCGTTCGGCCGCTTCGCCACCGTGGGCGACCCGCTCGGCGCGCCGTTCCGGGTGCTGGACGTCGCCGCACGCTGA
- a CDS encoding GNAT family N-acetyltransferase, which produces MGNTVVRAARAADSPAVVEIHVRARRSYYDGHLPEAELAEWEAAVRATGYADRFGTRGRTWLCAETDGGVTGFALVNGPELLQLQVHPDHWGNGIGGALHRACVDGWRASGVPLAGLDVFEPNVRARTFYARQGWREVARDGEPPHVRMELDL; this is translated from the coding sequence ATGGGGAACACCGTCGTGCGCGCGGCACGGGCCGCCGACTCACCGGCCGTCGTCGAGATCCACGTCCGGGCACGCCGCAGCTACTACGACGGCCACCTCCCGGAGGCGGAGCTGGCCGAGTGGGAGGCGGCCGTGCGCGCGACCGGCTACGCGGACCGCTTCGGGACGCGCGGCCGCACGTGGCTCTGCGCCGAAACCGACGGTGGCGTTACCGGGTTCGCGCTGGTCAACGGCCCGGAACTGCTCCAACTCCAGGTGCACCCCGACCACTGGGGCAACGGGATCGGTGGCGCGCTGCACCGGGCCTGCGTGGACGGCTGGCGCGCGTCGGGCGTGCCGCTCGCGGGCCTCGACGTGTTCGAACCCAACGTCCGCGCGCGCACCTTCTACGCCCGGCAGGGCTGGCGCGAGGTCGCCCGCGACGGCGAGCCGCCGCACGTGCGCATGGAACTCGATCTCTAG
- the rpsT gene encoding 30S ribosomal protein S20: MANIKSQLKRIKTNEKARLRNKSVKSSLKTAVRKFREAAEAGDKDKATALLQDVSRKLDKAATKGVIHANQAANKKSALAKRANQI; the protein is encoded by the coding sequence ATGGCCAACATCAAGTCCCAGCTCAAGCGGATCAAGACCAACGAGAAGGCTCGACTGCGGAACAAGTCCGTCAAGTCGTCCCTCAAGACCGCGGTGCGCAAGTTCCGCGAGGCCGCCGAGGCCGGCGACAAGGACAAGGCCACCGCGCTCCTGCAGGACGTGTCCCGCAAGCTCGACAAGGCCGCGACCAAGGGCGTCATCCACGCCAACCAGGCCGCCAACAAGAAGTCGGCCCTGGCCAAGCGCGCCAACCAGATCTGA
- a CDS encoding SPFH domain-containing protein, producing the protein MNATTEIAARMPAPAIREREAHGLAGIPAFLLGVAGELVGGGLIALAIVPEPGDPSVPLIILGALVVAASAIVLGGLFTVAPGEARVLQFLGRYVGTVRKDGLRWANPFTTRKKVSTRIRNHETSALKVNDADGNPIEIAAVVVWQVDDTARALFEVDDFVRFVGIQTETAVRHIANSYPYDNHDEAGLSLRENADVITETLSIEIAARVQAAGVHVIESRLTHLAYAPEIAHAMLQRQQAGAVVAARTRIVEGAVGMVELALARLAEHDVVQLDEERKAAMVSNLLVVLCGDRSTQPVVNTGSLYT; encoded by the coding sequence ATGAACGCGACGACCGAGATAGCCGCACGGATGCCGGCACCGGCGATCAGGGAGCGCGAGGCGCACGGGCTCGCGGGCATTCCCGCGTTCCTCCTCGGGGTCGCCGGGGAGCTCGTGGGCGGAGGGCTGATCGCGCTGGCGATCGTCCCCGAACCGGGCGACCCGAGCGTCCCGCTGATCATCCTGGGCGCCCTGGTGGTCGCCGCGTCCGCGATCGTGCTGGGCGGCCTGTTCACCGTGGCGCCCGGCGAGGCGCGGGTGCTCCAGTTCCTCGGCCGCTACGTCGGCACGGTCCGCAAGGACGGCCTGCGCTGGGCGAACCCGTTCACCACGCGCAAGAAGGTGTCGACCAGGATCCGCAACCACGAGACCTCCGCGCTGAAGGTCAACGACGCCGACGGCAACCCGATCGAGATCGCCGCCGTCGTGGTGTGGCAGGTCGACGACACGGCGCGCGCGCTGTTCGAAGTGGACGACTTCGTGCGGTTCGTGGGCATCCAGACCGAGACGGCCGTGCGGCACATCGCGAACAGCTACCCCTACGACAACCACGACGAGGCCGGGTTGTCGTTGCGGGAGAACGCGGACGTCATCACCGAGACCCTGTCGATCGAGATCGCGGCGCGGGTGCAGGCGGCGGGCGTGCACGTGATCGAGTCGCGGCTCACGCACCTGGCCTACGCCCCGGAGATCGCCCACGCGATGCTCCAGCGGCAGCAGGCGGGCGCGGTCGTCGCGGCCAGGACGCGGATCGTCGAGGGCGCGGTCGGCATGGTCGAACTGGCGCTCGCGCGGCTCGCCGAGCACGACGTGGTCCAACTCGACGAGGAGCGCAAGGCGGCTATGGTGTCCAACCTGCTGGTCGTGCTGTGCGGCGACCGGTCGACCCAGCCCGTGGTCAACACGGGATCGCTGTACACCTGA